Genomic window (Jeotgalibaca ciconiae):
TTCGTCATACGTGTAGACTCCCCCGATTGTTTATTTTCTCCACCTATAGCAACGTATGCTTTCTTCTTGCAAATTCCACGAATTTAAATCGGTCCAAGCGGTGTCTTGACTCCGTATATTGAAATAATCGAGTATCTTCTAAGTACACTTCACTTTTTACAACAACAACATGCGTATCATTTTTTAAATTCATGTATTTTTGATCTTCTTGTGTAATTGGTTCTACTACGAATTCTTTTTTGGCATAAGCAATAGTTAGTTTGCATTCTTTTTCCAAGTAGCCATACAAGGAAACTTCTGCTGCTTCAGTTGGAACAGAATCAACAATGTCATGCAAGAGATAATCTTTATCCAAAATAATAACTTCGCCAGAAATTTTCCGTAAACGTACTAGGCTGACAACATCGGTATCTTCTGGTAAATGAAATTGCTCTGCTAGGTACCTTGGAATTTTTTCAGTCTTATTTTTGATAACAATTGTTTGGCTGTCAATTTGCTGTCCTTCTTGTAACTCTTTAAAACTGGTCAAACCGGAAACAGGGAACTGCAGCCGTTGGATATCCAATACAATAGAGCCTTTTCCTTGTTGTTTTTGAATATAACCACTTTCAAGAAGCAGATTCAGTGCCTTTCGAATAGTCTCTCTCGAAACATTGTACATTTGTGCTAAATTCAGTTCGCTTGGAAGTAAAGAACCTGCTGGATATTCTTTCTGGTCAATTTTTTGTTTTAAATCTCGAAAGATTTCATAAAATTTATTCATACAATTAAACTCCTTAGCAACATACATTTTAGTAGCTGCATGTGCTTTCTCATATGAATTCTATCACATTTATGCGGAATTGGGGAGAAATCCTGTGCAGATAGGCAGTATGTCCGACGAATTAGATATCGTAAAATGCCTTTATTTTTTTGGTTTAAGATATAATAAAAAATAAAAAGGGATGATTTTTTGAAAAAATTTGTACTATTACTTTTAATATGTATTTTGACAATTAATGGAATCATCATTAGCATTTTAGTATTCTATGCTCCTGTTAACGAAAAGATAGGTCATATCATACTCGCCTTCCTAGCATTTTCCTGTTCTATCTGGTTAATCAAGGAGTACAAGAAAGATAAGTAATAATCTTATTTTAGAACGTCTATCTTACTATTCATTAACTGATTTATTTTTAGAATTTCATTTTTCTTAAAAGCTGCATGAGGAATCACTTTAATCTGTTTATCGTCTATTTTTAAAAGCCAGTATTTTTTTAGGTTGATCAGGCCTTGAAACTCTTCCCATGAGTAAAAATTTCCTTCATTATTTTCTAATTGTTTTAATTCAACTCCTTCATTGTTGATAATAAATTTTCTTTGACCAATATAATGAGGTAATTTTTTCAACCATATCAGTAAACCAATCACTTGAATAAATATAAGAGAAAGAAAAGTGACTGAAAAGAGTAAAAAGAGAGAAATAATTTGTTTTGTTATTGTGAAATCTCGCATAAAGCTTACAAAAAATAGGTAGCAAATCATTAAAGAGAGGCCCGAATAAGCTATATAATTTTTGGTGGTAGCTGCTAAATTTAAAAAGAGATAATCTTTTACAGATAAATCAATTTTACCGTGATAGGTCATGGATTTGCCTCCTTGATGTTATTATTCGACCATACCAAAGATTATGTTCATTAAGAAAGATTTTATTGACAATTATTAATAACCATTTAGGATCGAACATAGGTAACTTCATAGCAGGCAAAGTATATGGAACAAATGTGCCTGTAAAGACAGTTATATTCAAAGGCTTCATTTTCTTAGAGAGATGTCATACGAGAAAAACAAGTAAATGTAGTTCTTTCAGTAGGATATCGAAGCGGAAAGATGCTGTACAATTACATTGTTAACTTTAATTCCATTACGTTATCTGACGGAAGTACAATGGGAGCTTCGTGCCGGATTACCTTTGAAATTGATGATGGTACGCTCATTACTCCGGGACCAACAGGCGTAATGGTTACAAACAGTGAATAAATATTCGAATTTTTTAAGTACAGCGGGCGTATCAGTATTAGTAACTTCTTCTGTTATTCTTGGAGGGTTACTTATCGCTGAACTTACACCATTTTTAGCAGCATTAGCTTCAGGGCCTGCATTGCCCTTAGTGGCGGTTGGAATAGTTGTAATAATGTTAATTGTAGATAATTAGAAGAACTAGAAATTCGTATTTTAGAACAAATTGTTACAAAAATAGTCCAGTAGTAGTTTTAATAACTTTACTGGACTATTTAATTTGTCTTACACATTATCTACTAAGTAAAAGGAATTATTATATATAGTTATTCATTTAATGTATGATATACATGGTTTAAAAAATGTTGAAAGGAGAGATACTCTTGAAGAAAAGAACCTTCGTATTGCTAATTTCTTTTCTTATTTTTTTTGAAATTTGGAATATTCTTTTATTTTTTATTGTTCCAAATAATAGAAAAGTAGGAATTGTTATTCTCTTTTTATCAATAGCCTTGTACGTTATATTTTTAGTCAAGAATAATAAGAAAAAATGAGTCAAATCTTAGTTTAAGATTCTAATTTTTTCACTAAAAAAATGGTTAATTTCCTGAACTTCATTCTCTTTGAAAGCTGCATGGGGAATCGCTTTAATTTGCTGATTATTTAATCTTAAGAGCCAGAATTTCTTTCGATTAATAAGGCCTTCAAATTCATTCCATGAGAAAAATTTTGTTCCATCATTGCTAGGTTGTATTATTTGAAGGCCATCCTTATCCATAATGAATACTCTATACCCAATAGATTTAGGAAATTTTTTGACGCTTTTTATTAAGCTGAGCGCTTCCGCAAGTATAAAAGAAGAAAATATGAATAAAAAAATCAAAATACTTAAAACAATTTGTCTATTTACTGTATAGTCTCCCATGAAGATCATAAAAATAATGAAGCAAAGGAACAGAGTGAAGCTAGCGTAAATCAAATAATTATTAGTGATTAGTGTTAAATTTAAAAATAGGGAATCTTTTAAAGAAAGAGTTCCTTTTCCTTGGTATATCATTGATTTGCCTCCTTTATTTATCGTTAGTTAAATCATACCAAAGATAGTGATGAAGCAAAAACTATTTTAATTATAAGTAATCGTTATTTACACTACAATTATTGACTGGGACTACGATCATTCTTTTATTATCGCTTGTAATCATAGCCTTAAACCTAGTGGGAAACGAGCATCAGCTAACAAGAGAATTATCTTATTTTAAAAATAAAACAAATAACTAGCAGATAAAAATTGCTTGACCATTGCTTTATCTATTGTAGAAAATTAAACTCAGTAACTTGTTGAGTAATAGCGTTTATTTTAAAGTAAAGTACATGAACATATTTGAAAAACGAGAGGACAGATTTTTTTGAAAAGAAGAGATGCTTTAATGCTAATGATTCTAACTATCATATTTGGAGTCATCGATGTTGTGTTCCTGTTTCAAGCTCCTATGAATGAAAAAATAGGGTACTTTCTTTTGCTTTTAATTATTATTTTTAACTTCACTTGGTTATTTCAAAATTATAAAAAGGCTAAGAAATGAGTGTCGATTCTCACTTCTTAATCCGTTCATTTAAAAAGATAGTTATTTCCTCAATCTTATTTCTATCAAAGGCATTATGAGGAAGAATAAATTTTTTTTCATTCTCTATTTTTAAAAGCCAGTACTTTTTACAATTAATAGAGTCAGTAAGTATCTCCCATGGTAAAAAAATACGATTTTCGCTACTTCCTTTTTTCGTTTGGATACCTTCATCGTTAATAATATATTCGTTATGTTGGTTCATTTTAGATAATTTTTTGTATGAACGAAAGAGGAGAAAGACTTCAGTAAGGATAATGAACAAAAAGATAAATAAAAAAATGAGAATAGTAGAAATAACCTGTTTTTCAAATGTATCGTTTTTCATAAATTCCATAAAGAATAAATAGCAAAGTAATAAAGAAAAAGCAGCATAAATAAGGTACTTTTCTTTCTTTATGGTTAGATTTATAAATAAGAAATCTTGTAATGGTAATTTTCTTTTTCCATGGTAAGTCATTAATTTTCTCCTTTCTTTTGTTGTAAATTTATCATACCAAAACTATGTAAGGATTGTTAATTTTTTATGGATTAATAATAAAAGCATGGTGTTCTTTTTCAAGCTGATTCATCAAACTAACTAAGCCCTCATTACTGGAGCAGTGGCGACAGTTTCCTTTATTGGTTTAGGATTCCTTATGGCGATAGCTGCTCCAATTTTACCAGCAATAGCTTCATGAATAGCCGTACCAGCATTGGGAATTCCAATTACAGTATGAATGTTAGACAAAGGTAACTAAACGAATTCTAGCAGTGAAAAAAATAAAAAAAATAGGGTTGCTGATACTAATATGCCTTCTCATACTATATGGGATATATAATGCCAGTGTAATGGTTATTATGCCAGAAGATGAGAAGTTAGCTTCTTTTATTATTGCCTTGCTTTCGATATCCTATTCCGTATGGTTAATTAAATACTATATAAAACCGTAAATATTTATTCTGTTTTTAAATTTCAATGTTGTCGCTTATAAATTGGGTAATTTCCTTTATTTTGGTTTCGTTGAAAGCAGCATGGGGAATGACTTTAATTTGCTGATCGTTGATTTTTAATAGCCAAAATTTTTTCCGGTTAATCAAGCATTGAAATTCATCCCAAATGAAGAAAATAGCTTCATTTTTTTCAAGGTTCTTTGTTTGAAAGCCTTCTTTGGTAATAATGAATTCTCTAACTCCTATAGAGTGAGGGTATTTTTTTAGTTTCTTTATCAAGGTAATTATTTCAGCAACCACAAAAGATAGAAAGATAAATATAAAAATAAAAATGGTAGAAATAATTTGTCTTTCCAATGTATATTCTTTCATAAATAGAAGAATAAACCACAAGCAAATCACTAAAGTGGCACCGGCATATGCTAAATATTTTTTCGTGTTTACTGTTAAGTTTATAAAGAGATAATCTTTTAAAGAAAAATTAGCTGTTCCATGATACATTTTTGAGCTCTCCCTTCTTTTGTTGTAAATTTATCATACCAAAACCATGTAAGGATTGTTAATTTTTTGTGGATTAGATTTCACGTACGTCCCTTATTTTTCTGTAGAGCCTTTTTTATATATTAGGTAATAGAGTTAACACAATTTGCTCAATTATTTCTTTGATTTAAGATACAAATACAATAAATACGAAAGGAAAAAACTATTGAAAAAAGGTGAACTTTTATTATACATCTGCATGATCATTTTATTTGAAATTTTTATTCTTATTCAACTATTCATAGCACCAAACAATGCAAAGGTAGGTTTTTTCCTTCTGACACTAATGTTTTTTTATATTTTAATGTGGTTAATCAATAAATATAAGGAAAATAAATAAAGTTTTATTGTTAACCCCGTGTTCTATCTTCTAAAAAGAGCTCTATCTCCCGAATTTCGTTTTCCTTAAAAGCTGAATAAGGAACGATTTCAATATGATGATCATCTATCTTTAAAAGCCAGAATTCTTTTCTCTTAATAAGACCTTGAATCCTATTCCATTCTAAGTGGTACCATATATCGTCCGTTGTTTTTTTTGAAAAAAGCCCATCATCATTGATAATGATATCCCTTATTCCAATTTCATGCGGACTTTTTTTAAGTCTAATTAATAATGAAATTGTCTGAGCAATTATAAAAGAAAGAAAAAAGATTATAAAAATAAGAACAACAGAAAAAATTTGTTTCTTTACAGTATAAGCTTCCATGAATTGTAAGAAGAATAGATAGCAAAGTGCTAAACTAAGTCCAGCGTACGCTGCATAACTTTTGATAGTGAAAGTTGAATTAAAAAAGAGATAATCTTTTAAAGCAATGTTTCCTTTTCCTCGATAAGTCATTAAGTTTCCTCCTTTATTTTATTATCATTCAATCATATCAACTAAGACCTCATTTTTTTTGGAAGATGATTTCTAATTCTTTTTCTAAATATGACTGATGGGCATGCATGCTATTCAGTGTATCTGAAATACTTTAAAATCTTCTTTTGCTGTTGAATTAGAATAAGAATATTTACTTTGTAAGGA
Coding sequences:
- the treR gene encoding trehalose operon repressor, with protein sequence MNKFYEIFRDLKQKIDQKEYPAGSLLPSELNLAQMYNVSRETIRKALNLLLESGYIQKQQGKGSIVLDIQRLQFPVSGLTSFKELQEGQQIDSQTIVIKNKTEKIPRYLAEQFHLPEDTDVVSLVRLRKISGEVIILDKDYLLHDIVDSVPTEAAEVSLYGYLEKECKLTIAYAKKEFVVEPITQEDQKYMNLKNDTHVVVVKSEVYLEDTRLFQYTESRHRLDRFKFVEFARRKHTLL
- a CDS encoding YcxB family protein; protein product: MTYHGKIDLSVKDYLFLNLAATTKNYIAYSGLSLMICYLFFVSFMRDFTITKQIISLFLLFSVTFLSLIFIQVIGLLIWLKKLPHYIGQRKFIINNEGVELKQLENNEGNFYSWEEFQGLINLKKYWLLKIDDKQIKVIPHAAFKKNEILKINQLMNSKIDVLK
- a CDS encoding YcxB family protein, with protein sequence MIYQGKGTLSLKDSLFLNLTLITNNYLIYASFTLFLCFIIFMIFMGDYTVNRQIVLSILIFLFIFSSFILAEALSLIKSVKKFPKSIGYRVFIMDKDGLQIIQPSNDGTKFFSWNEFEGLINRKKFWLLRLNNQQIKAIPHAAFKENEVQEINHFFSEKIRILN
- a CDS encoding YcxB family protein, with product MTYHGKRKLPLQDFLFINLTIKKEKYLIYAAFSLLLCYLFFMEFMKNDTFEKQVISTILIFLFIFLFIILTEVFLLFRSYKKLSKMNQHNEYIINDEGIQTKKGSSENRIFLPWEILTDSINCKKYWLLKIENEKKFILPHNAFDRNKIEEITIFLNERIKK
- a CDS encoding YcxB family protein translates to MTYRGKGNIALKDYLFFNSTFTIKSYAAYAGLSLALCYLFFLQFMEAYTVKKQIFSVVLIFIIFFLSFIIAQTISLLIRLKKSPHEIGIRDIIINDDGLFSKKTTDDIWYHLEWNRIQGLIKRKEFWLLKIDDHHIEIVPYSAFKENEIREIELFLEDRTRG